ATGGATGTTTATTGGGGCCATACTGCTTGGCAGCCTCTTGACTGCCGTGTTCTACATGAGGGTCATTAACAACATATACTTCAAAGAACCCCTGCTCAAAGAAGAGATCCAAAGAGATGAAATCCCTCTTGGAATGCTCATACCTATCTTGATCTTAGCTGGGGGGTGCGTGGTCTTCGGCCTATTCCCAAGGATACCCTTGTCTTTGGCGGAGCCAGCAGCTAAATTGTTGTTGGGAATATGAAAACAGAGGATATATATGCAAGCACATCGTGTCATCTCGTACAAATTTGGGAGGAGGAATGAAAGATGATTGTAATTTCTTGTTTACCTGTCATAGCTTTACTTTCACCGCTAATAGCAGGCATCATAGCATATCAAGCAGGAAAGATATCTGAAACTGCCCGAGACCTTATCTCAGTCTCAGCAGCCATCATCTCCTTTATTGTTATCGTGGCAATGGCTCCTACCATATTGGAGGGCAATACCATAGAATATATTTTCTCTTATAGTGCTGTCTCAACTTTACCCATGGCATTTAGGGTGGGCCCACTCCCTCTTTTTATAGGTTTGGTAATCTCTTTCGCTTGGATACTGTCTGCGGTCTACTCGCACAGGTACATGGAACATCTACATTCAAGAAACAGGTTCTCTCTCTTCATGTCTCTGACGCTCAGTGCGGTGATAGGCACCCTGTTCGCAAAAAACATGTTGGTGTTGTTCATATTCTTTGAGATAACGCTTTTTACGTCCTATGTGCTCGTCATCCATGAGGAAACACCTGAAGCCATGGCTGCAGGAAAGAAGTATCTGTTTTTGGGTCTTGCTACAGGCCTTGTCATGTTTGTTGGCATACTCCTCGTATACCTACAAGTCGGCACCTTGGATCTTGGCAAAAGAGGAATACTTGACGGAGTCCAGGGCAACATTCTTTATGTCATGCTCTTCACTCTTTTGGTTGGTGCTCTGTTCAAAGCTGGCATGTTCCCCCTTCATGTATGGTTGCCTTCTGCGCATCCCATAGCGCCGTCTCCGGCTAGTGCGGTACTATCTGGTGTGGTGGTCAAAGAGGGTTGCTATGTCATGATAAGAATCCTGTATGATATATTTGGCGTGAATCTGCTGAAGACTATGTTGGTGAGCAATTGGTTGATTTTACTTGGCGGGTTATCCATATTCTTCGGGTCAGCGATGGCAATCAGACAACACGACCTGAAAACGATGCTAGCTTATTCGACTGTCAGCAAGGTGGGTTACATCTTTCTGGGTGCAGCTTTGCTGACGCCAGCAGGCCTGCAGGGGGCGATGGTACACATCTTCCATCACTTGATGGCTAAAAGCGCCTTGTTCCTCTGTGCTGGTGCTTTTATATATAAGGCAGGTATCAGGGACATCGATCATCTGGCTGGGATAGGAAAGAAAATGCCGATTACGATGATGGTATTTACGATAGCTGCCTGCTCGATGATAGGGGTACCTCCACTAGTGGGTTTCGCTAGCAAGTGGTATATCGTCCTTGGTGCCCTTGAAGCAGGAAGACCAGTTGCCATTGGATTCGGGTTAGTCTTGATGCTGAGCAGTTTGATGAACGCAATCTATTTTATACCGATAATCATCAACGCCTTCTTCACCAAGGAGTCTGAGCACGGTGAACACAAAGAAGTAAGGCCTGATGATGTTCCGCTATCCATGGCGGTGCCCATGGTGCTACTGGCGATAGGAATCATTGTATTTGGAGTAATTTCAGCTACAACCTCTGTGGTCATAATAAAACCAACGGTTAATGCGATGATAGGAGTGTGAGGGAGCATCACATGGAATTATATTCAATAAAACCCATTCTTGCTGTAGTAATCCCATTTATATGTGCTCTTTTGATCGCCGTAACGGGCGAAAAGAATAGGAATTTGAGAGAGTTTTGGACTCTTGCTGCGTCTGTTCTTGGATGCATGATAGTCGTATCGATGTTTCCGCATATTTATAATGGGGGAAAATACGTCTTCACCATAACCCAAATCGTGCCGGGTGTAGAACTTGGCTTCAGGGTGGATGCTTTTGGTATGTTCTTCGCGTTTTTATCCTCTTTTCTATGGATCGTAACCTCTGTTTATTCCATAGGTTATATGAGGGCTCTAAAAGAGCATGCACAAACCAGATACTATTTTTGTTTTGCTGCATGCATTGCCTCTGCAGTGGGCATAGCGTTGGCAGGCAATCTCGTCACCTTATTTGTATTCTATGAGATATTGACGATGTCTGCCTTTCCACTGGTCATGCACGAGGAAACGTCAGATGCGTTGGAGGCCGGGAAGAAGTATTTGGCATATACGCTGAGTGGGGGTGCACTTGTCCTTTTTGGGGTGGCCATAACGTTTACTCTAACAGGCACTCTCACCTTCGCCAGCCATGGATTCTTGGCAGGTCACGGCTCTGAGCAAATATTAAAGATGCTATTTGTGATATTTATCATGGGATTTGGCGTCAAGTCGGCTATCATACCTTTACACTCTTGGTTGCCTAGCGCTATGGTTGCGCCTACACCAGTAAGCGCATTACTGCATGCCGTAGCAGTGGTTAACGCTGGCATATTCGGAATTGTGCGAGTAGTGACCAACGTCTATGGCATAGAGCTAGTGGCAGATCTCGGATTTTTACTGCCACTCGCAATAGTGGCCTCGATCACAATCATCTTTGGATCAATTTTTGCATTAGCGCAGGACAATCTCAAACGGATGCTGGCATATTCTACCGTAAGCCAACTATCCTATATCATATTGGGCGCCGCATTGTTGAGTCCTAGCTCCCTCTCAGGGGGAGTTGCTCACATTGCTCATCAAGGGTTCATGAAGATTACACTATTCTTCTGTGCAGGCGCTATACTTGTTCAAACCGGCAAAAAGAATATGAGCGAGATGCACGGCATTGGTCGCAGGATGCCCCTAACGATGATTGGGTTCACCATAGGGGCGCTTGGAATGATAGGTGCACCCCCGATTTGCGGGTTCATATCTAAATGGTATCTTGGTCTGGGGGCTCTGGAAGCAGGGCATCCCATATTCATCGCAGTGCTAATGGCTAGTACACTGCTGAATACGGCATACTTCATACCACCGATATATAATGCCTTCTTCAAAGAGCCGGAGGGCGATCTGATCGAGAGCAAGGAAGCATCTTGGTGGCTGTTGGGTCCGATATTGCTATGTGCGTTAATCTCTTTGATATTTGGCATGGTGTCGATGGTGCCCTATACGCCTTTGCAACTGGCTCGGACTTTCTTGGGGGTATAAAAGGGTCTTTAATCTCACTATAAAACTTAAGAAGGGTTTCACATGCACAAAAAAGAGTCGATTCATCAGAAACGTGATTTGGAATCTAATTGGAGGACATGATATGGGATACTTGGATGATCCAGAGAACATAAAGAAGCTGAAAAAGGTGTTCTTTACCTGTCTTGCAATCCTAGTTCTTATTGATTTTATCGTTCCTAAGCATCCTCATTTTTCATTGGAAAGGATTCCAGCATTTTATGCGATATATGGGTTTGTGGCATGTGTAAGCCTTGTTTTTATGGCAAAACTATTGCGCAAATTCATTAAAAGGAAGGAGGATTATTATGATTACTAGTGTTCCGCCAGCAGCAATATTTATCATCGGTGCATTTCTCATCCCATTTCTAAAAGGAAAGCTAAAAACAGCCTATTTGTTGCTCCTACCTATTATTGCCATCATAAATCTTCTTAATCTGTCGGAAGGCACAAGCTGGATAGTCGGTTTCTTAGATTATAATCTCATATTTTGCAGAGTTGATAAACTAAGTATGGTTTTCGGATACATTTTCGTTATAATGGGCTTTTTGGGCACTCTCTATGGCATTCATGTAAAGGAGGGGGGACATCATTTAGCCGTCTTCTTATACGTCGGGAGCTCTCTTGGCGTTGTCTTTTCTGGTGACCTCTTCTCTTTATTCATATTCTGGGAGATTATGGCTTTTGCTTCTACTTTCCTTATCTGGTATAAAAAGGATAAGAGGGCATTAAAGGCGGGGTTGAGATATCTCTTAGTACATACGTTTGGTGGTACATGTCTATTGGCTGGTATTATGATGTACCTTTATACCACAGGGTCCCTTGAATTCAGTTTTATAGGCATTAATGGAATCGCCTCCAGACTAATCTTTCTTGGTTTTATTATTAATGCAGCAATTCCGCCACTACATGCATGGCTTCCAGATGCCTATCCTGAGTCAACTGTTACAGGTACAGTAATTTTGAGCATCTTTACCACCAAGACCGCAGTGTATGTTTTGGCGAGAGCTTTCCCAGGCACTGAGATTCTGATATTTCTGGGGGCAATAATGACGGTATTCCCCATTTTCTATGCCGTCATTGAGAATGACACGAGGAGGGTACTTGCCTATAGTCTCATCGAGCAAGTTGGATTCATGATAGTAGGTATAGGTATAGGTACGGAGCTATCTCTGAATGGTGCCGTTTCTCACGCCTTCTGCAATATTCTTTTTGAGGGTCTTCTTTTCATGTGTACGGGGGCTGTGCTCTATGTGACGGGAACAAGCAAGTGCACAGAGCTTGGCGGACTATATAGGACTATGCCCATAACCCTTATGTTATGTCTTGTAGGCGCTGCCTCAATCTCTGCGTTCCCCCTCTTTACGGGTTTTGTAAGTAAGTCAATGGTTATCCAGGCAGCCGCTGATGGGCATATGTTCATCATATGGCTGGCTTTATTATTTGCCTCGGCTGGTGTCTTCCACTATGCTGGTATCAAAATCCCCTATTTCATATTTTTTGCCGAGGACTCTGGTAAAAGACCAGATGAGCCACCATTTAATATGCTCCTTTCTATGGGAATTGTTGCCTTTTTATGCATTCTTATTGGCATATTTCCTGGTGTACTTTATCGGATTCTTCCATATCCAGTTGATTTTGTTCCCTACACGTCAGGTCATGTTCTGAGTCAACTCCAGCTACTGTTCTTCGCTGGTTTGGCATTTCTGTTCCTCATAACATATGGTTTCTATCCTAAGGAAGAAAGGTCTACTAATCTCGATACAGACTGGTTCTATAGGAAAGCTGGAAGGGGTTTCATGTGGTTCTGCAATCATCCTGCTGCGAAATTTAACATGTGGATAGATCAGGCTTTCTTAAAAGGAGCAAGGGGTTTTATATGGTTCTGCAGAAATCCAATCCCAACGCTTGGCCTGTGGATGGACACGGCATTCGTAATGTTTTACAATGGCTTTATCTGGTTCTCTGAGAATCCAGTTTCAATACTTGTTAGTGGGTTTTATGGTGGACTTCATCTAGCTTTTGCAATGGTTTCAAAGGGCTTACTCAAGATCTCCAGTGCAATTGAAAAGGCAAGAGATAGGGCCGAGAAACAAAGAGTATTCTATAAGGAACTAATTGAGCATGGACCCCCCGGTGGAGACGCTAGAAGCATCAGCTCTGACCTATTCATAGCATTTATAGTATTTGCAGTATTTCTTGTATATCTGGCTATAAGGTATTTCCTATGATTCGATATGGGTATACAGCATAACAACGGCACCCACTATCTCACCTATCTGTATCTTGCCGTCTGCGAATGCAGTAAATATTGCATCAGTTGCATGTCTTTTGAGTGCTACTGGCTTAGCAAATTTCTCTCCCACACCGACGACTTTACCAAGTGGGTTTTGTATATACGAACAAGGAACAGCCAGCCACTCAGGAGGAATCGTGAAGGGCTTTATTTTGATATAATGTACATCGCCCTTCTTGACCTCTATATTTTCATCTGCGAAAACATATTCAACCTTTCCGACCATGTCCGATAGCTTGAAGTCGAAGCTCCTTTCTGGTTTTTTACTCCTCAATAAGTCCACGATATTTTTCATACATCATACTTCCATGATTTCTTTTATCCTCATCAGATTACAGAAGTTCGACCTTTCCATTTCGTCCAGCTTCATGCTGATGTATCTTGCAGCATCCTCCAGCTGCGGTATGAGCACATGTTCCAGTGCATTTACCCTTCTTCGGGTCTTACCTATCTCGAGCGCCAACAGCTCGACCGATTTCTGTATCTCTGCAAGCCGAATCATATCCACCAATGCCTCGTCAAAGAGCTCCAGTGAATGATCCAGCTCGCTTGTGGTGCTGACCAAGCTGTATGCACTATTCCTTTCTTTTTCAATCTGCGTCTTTATCTTAGGCACGTTCACGCCCATGATGTTCTGATAAGAGATGGCAAGTAGGGACTCTTTTTTTGGGTAAAAGATTGCCCCCTCAATCTCCTCAACGCTCATCATCGCCCTCGTCAGTAGAAAGCTCCTATGTGCCATATTGAGCTTACTATCAACACGTCTTCTTGTCTCCATACTTTCGTTTACAATGCTCAAAAACTGCTTCATGAGTCCGTCTCGTTTGTCTTTCAGCAGTTTGTGGCCTCTCTTCGCTATTTTTATCCTCTTTTTTATGTTGAGGAGTTCCATCCTTGTTGCTTTGACGTTGATCATCCTTCAACCTTCAATTAAACAAATGTTCATTATTAATCAGGTACTATAAGCCTTTCGCATGTATTTTTCGATATGCTCTGGTCTAACTCTCTTCAGCTCAGTCTCAGGAAGGGCGGCCATCAATTCCCAACCAATGTCCAGGGTTTTTCCTATGCTTCTGTCCTCATTTTTCCCTTGGGATATGAACTTTCGTTCAAAAGTCTCTGCGAAATCAAGGAAGTTCTTATCGACATCTGTCAATGCCGCTTCCCCTAAGATTATCGCCAGCTCTCTGACCTCCTTTCCTCTGGCATAGGCTGCATAGAGCTGGTTTAGGACGCCAGCGTGATCCTCTCTTGTCTTGCCCTCTCCGATTCCCTTGTCTTTGAGCCTTGATAAAGACGGCAAAACATCGATTGGGGGGTAGATTCCCTTTCGATGCAGCTCTCTGCTCAAAAATATTTGACCTTCGGTGATATAGCCAGTCAGATCCGGGATCGGGTGCGTTATATCATCCTCAGGCATGCTCAATATCGGAATTTGCGTTATTGAGCCTTTTTTACCTTTAACTCTCCCAGCTCGCTCATATATTGTCGCCAGGTCTGTGTACATGTAGCCCGGGTACCCTCTCCGCCCCGGAATCTCTTTTCGTGATGCTGAGACTTCTCTAAGCGCTTCGCAGTAATTTGTCATATCGGTCATGATGACAAGTATGTGCATATCATGCTCAAATGCCAAATATTCGGCAGCAGTCAGTGCAATTCTGGGAGTTGCAATCCGCTCTATTACTGGGTCATCAGCCAGGTTCATGAACAAAACCGCTTTCTCTATTGCACCAGTGCGGCGAAAATCAGATATGAAATAATTTGCCTCCTCGAAAGTAATGCCCATCGCAGCGAATATGACTGCAAACTCCTCTTCCTCTCGAATTAGCTTTGCTTGCCTGGCAATTTGGGCCCCTATGTCCGCATGGGGCAATCCTGCTCCAGAGAAGAGGGGCAGTTTCTGCCCCCTGATCAAGGGATTCATGCCATCTATTGCAGATATCCCGGTCTGGATGAAATCGAGTGGATAGTTCCTTGAGTAGGGATTGATCGGATTTCCGCCAATGTCGATTCTGTCCTCTGGCACTATTTTTGGTCCACCATCTATTGGATCTCCGAAACCATCAAAGATCCTTCCAGTGATGTCCAATGATAACGGCAATTCGATCCCCTTGCCGAGGAATCTGACCCTGCTGGTGGAAACGTCTATTCCACTGGTGCCCTCGAAAACTTGCAACAATGCCTTGTCGCTGGCTATCTCAAGAACCTTTCCTCGCCTTACCTCGCCGGTGGGAGTTTCTATCTCCACCAGTTCATCATACTTCACACCTTCCACGCCCTCAACGAACATGAGGGGTCCCGTAATTTCGGAAATCGTCAGATAATCTTTGAGCATTCTAATCACCTAACTTTGTGAATTGAGCCTTCATTCCATCCTCTATTTTGCCAAAAGTGATCTTGAATTCATCCTCGGGCACAAATCTTGCTTTTACTATGTCCCCCCGAATGGGTAGGGCTAGGATATCTTTTAGCTGGATGCCGTCATCAAGTGCCTTCATCGCCAACCCATGGAAATTCAGGATGAGTTTTAAGAGCGCATATTGCTTCTTGGCGGAAGAATACGTATCTATTTCATGGTATGCATTTTGATAGAGGAAATCCTCCCTTATCGATTTTGTGGTCTCCAAAAGAAGCCTATCCTTGGAAGAGAGAGACTCCACCCCTACCAGACGGACTATTTCCTCCAACTCCGACTCCTTTTGCAAGAGTTCCATGGCAGCATCCCTCATGCTGCGCCAATCATCCCCAACGTTGCTACGCCACCAATTTTCTACGTCATCTAGGTAGAGCGAGTAGCTAAGAAGCCAGTGAATGGCAGGAAAGTGTCTTCTATATGCTAAGGGGGCGTCCAGTGCCCAGAAAACCTTGGTTATACGGAGCGTTGCTTGTGTTACCGGCTCGGAGAAATCGCCCCCTGGGGGAGATACTGCCCCTATTACCGTTAATGAGCCCTCTCTCTTTTCTGATCCGAGGGTTATCACCCTGCCAGCTCTTTCATAGAACATTGCTGCTCTAGACGATAAATAGGCAGGATAACCTTCTTCGCCGGGCATTTCCTCCAATCTACCGGAGATCTCTCTTAGGGCTTCTGCCCATCTCGAGGTGGAGTCAGCCATCAAAGAGACGTTATATCCCATGTCCCTATAATATTCTGCTAACGTTATTCCAGTGTAGACGCTTGCCTCCCTCGCCGCGAATGGCATATTTGACGTATTGGCAACCAGAATGGTCCTATCCATCAGCGGAAGGCCTGAGCGAGGATCTTTGAGCTCTGGGAACTCCAGCAAAACCTCTGCCATTTCATTCCCCCTTTCACCGCATCCGATGAAAACGATGATGTCGGTGTCGCTCCACTTCGATAATTGGTGCTGAACGACGGTTTTTCCCGAGCCGAACGGGCCAGGCACGCAGGCTGTGCCACCCTTCGCGATGGGAAAGAACGTATCTAAAATCCTCTGACCGGTTATCATGGGTATTTCTGGGTGGAGCTTCTCTTTGGAAGGTCTAGGAATGCGAACCGGCCACCGCTGAAGCATCGTTACCTCCTTGGGGCCATCTTTCGTTTTGATCTTCGCAATGACGTCTTCAACTTTCGCTGGTCCCTCGTAAATATCGATTACCTCTCCCTCTAAACCAACTGGAACCATTACCCTGTGCTCCACTAGCTCAGTCTCCTTTACCACTCCCAGGATATCCCCTTGGGTTACTCTGCTTCCCTCCTTCAACTTAGGCTGAAAGTTCCATTCTTTTTTTCTATCAACTGCATCTGCCGAGATACCCCTTGTCATATAGTCACCTGCAATGCTGCTTATGACGTTCAATGGGCGCTGAATGCCATCGTATATCGCTCCCATTAGTCCTGGTGCCAGCTCGACGCTCAGCGGTTGACCCGTGGGAAAAACAGGCTCCCCGGGGCCTATGCCGGAGGTCTCCTCATATACCTGGATAGTTGACTTATCTTTTCGAAGCTCTATGATCTCCCCCACCAACTCTTTCTCTCCGACCTTCACGACATCGTACATCTTTTCATTGCTCAGCCCTTCTGCGATAACGACTGGGCCTGAGACCTTTATTATCTTCCCCATTTACTCACCTTTTTTAGACAATATATCAGTGCCGACCGCTTTTTCAACCGTTTTCCTAAGCTGTTCAATTCCAAATCCCGTGATTCCCTTCTTGTCTGGAATCTCAATGATGATGGGCATTTCTATGCCTGAGATTTGCTCATCTAGATTTTTAGCAAAATATTCTGAGATGAATATGATGCCAAAATTCTCGTCACATGCTTTACTCAGCATGTTTGAAGCCTCCTCAACATCTTTGGCCCCATAGGTGACCACCCCTAACGCCTTGAAACATAAGATTTCATCCTTATCGCCTATGATGCCTATTTTATACATACCCCTCACGAACCATTTTTTTTATCTGTTCACTTGGAATTTCATTCAATTTTCCAATCAGTATCGTCCTGATCAGTTTTACCTCGTTTTCCTTTGCGATGATGTATCCAGCCAGGGGCTCCAGACCGAATGTTATATATTTAGCTTTTTTCACACGCTCTGTTATGAAGTCGTCAAACAATTTTTCAAACCAAAGCAAAGACCCCTCTTTTTTATAGTGCTCAGCCCCAGCAGCTATGATCTCGCCATATTCTGATTTGCAGAGCTCGCTTACCATGGCATCCAATGTTCCGTCATAAATCTTAAGCAGAACATCTTTGGGTAAACTGCCCCTCTCTAAAAGGGCATATCCCAGGAATTTTTTGCTCTTACCGAGCTTCTTCGACCTGATCAACATTTTTATATTAGCCAGATCGACATGCATCTGTAGCAGTTTTAGCAAAAACTCGCTCTTAGAAGCAAACTCAAACATCAGATTAAACATTTCGACATCTAAACCCGCATCAATTACCTGTGGATCTTTTGAAATGTTAAACTCATTCAGCACCCTTTCGATCGCTCTTGCATAGCCTTCTGGTAATTTCTTTGGGATCTCAGCAAGGTCTTCTTTCATCAGCTCAGGAACCACGTCTGCGATCGCTCCGAGATCGATCATCTCTGCTCTCTGGTCACTCAATTTGGATTTGAGCAATACCTTTAGATTATGGAAATCGTACTTGAGCGTGAACAGGTCTACAAGTTCTGGATCAGGGTAGAATCTCTTGGCAATCGCATATTTCCTCTTTAGCTCCCTGTATAAAGTCTCCTCAAACTCCTCGGCACTTTTGGCCTCTGCAATCATGTCTCCATATTCTGTTTCGCTCAATATGCGTAAAACGGCCTCTGCATCCTCAGCCTCGATCATCTTCTCTATCTTGTCTCCATCGAGGAGCTTCGTTTCTAATGCCCTGACCCTTCCTACTGAGTAGGCATATTTGCTGACCGCTTTGGCTTCCATACATCTTCACCGAATAATATTCTCGCTATTTCTGCCTCCCTCGCATCTCTTTGCGTTTTTATGAGGGCATCAAAGGAGTTGTTGAATTCAATCCTCCCTTTTCTGAGCACAAAACCGCCAGAGATGTCTCTGGTATCTTTGGATAACGTTAATTTCACTTTTTTACCTTTCAGGGCTAATTCTTTTTCAACATCTTTGAGAAACTTATTGCTCACTCTTTTTTTATCATTTGGGGAAAGAATTACCTCAACATCCCCCTCTGGCATGTCCACTGAGAGAAACATCCCCTTTACGATCGCCAGATACTCCCCATCATCCAGTCCACTTAGCCTATTCACTGCCTCAACAAATGCCTCCTCTGTCATATCGTGCCTCGCCGCTAGTAAGCTTTTTCTCGCCTCTAGCCTAGCTAATGCAAGGATTCTTTTCTTTTTCGATTCAGCCTCTGATTCGGCTTTTTCTTTGGACTCCTTTTTGATTTGCTTAGCTTTATCCTCTGCCTCATCGACGATTGGCTTGACTTTTTTTTCAGCCTCTTCCACTATTTTTTTGGCTCTCTCGTTCGCATCAGCGAGGATCTTCTGTTTTATCTCTTCGATGCCCAACCTATAACACCCCTCTGAGCAGTAGAATCGAAGCTAGCAAGCCAAAAACTGCGAATGTTTCCACCATGGCAGCAAATATGATCGCTTTTCCAACTTCTTCTGGTCTCTTTGCGATCAGGCTAACACCAGCAGCTGCAACCATTCCTTGTGCAGGCGCTGAAAGGCCACCTGCTATTGCTACCGGTAAACACGCAAAAAGTATGGCTAACCCCTGCGCTGCTCCAACTGGTTGCAATCCCGAGAGCAGTCCGATGCCCATTATCACAAGGAAGCCTGTTAACAAGCCATATATGCCCTGCGTTCCTGGAAGCGCTTGTAGGAGCAGGATCATACCAAATTTTTCTGGGGACTCCGTTGCCACACCAGCGCCTGCCTGTCCTACTATGCGCGTTCCTATTGCTGAGCCAGTCCCAGGCAGAGCTACTGCCAAGGCGGCACCCAATGTCGCTAAAGCTAAACCCAATCCTATCTCTACCATTCTTTATACCTCCTCTATTTCGACATATTTCGTACTAACTCTAAAGGGTGAAAACCTTTTCCCACCACCTTCATAAAACTTGCTGAAAAACTCCACGTAGTTCAGCCTACAAGTATGAATAAATGCGCCTAGTGTGCTTACGAGCAAATTAAAAAGATGACCAACTATGAGCACTATCGCTGCAATAAGGACGCCGATAAGAGGTATGCCTCTTGTCATTAATGCCATATTGTTGAAGACCATGGCGATTACCCCTGTAGCCAATCCAAGTGCCATGAGCCTTGAGTATGACAGCACATCGCCAAGATACCCAACCATCCCATAGAGGCTTGCCAGCCCGAAAACTAGTTTTTTCACCATCCCCTTTTGAGACCGACCATGCGTTAGAACGAGGGTCATCGCACCCAATCCAGCCACACCATAGGGTATTTTGCCGAGGGATATGATATTCATCTCTGCCAAAATTATGAGCACCAATCCACTTAAGAGAGTGAACCATGTGAGTTGGTCAAAGACTGCATCTTTGATGTTCCCCCTTCGTATGTTATTATACATCTTCGCCCCTATGCCGACGAAGATGTGGGTTATACCCAAAATTAGAGCGAATATCAGCATCGTCATCGGATCGTCTACAGGGTTTACCCATAGTGCTGGCATTTTCAATAAATCTCCAAACCAACTTCCACCCAATACTCCGAAGAAGACGCTGGAAATACCGCAGATTGCCAACAACCTCAGAAATTTTTTACCTGTGGGCCCCATGACATATTTTTTCGTCATTAGTATTGATAATATTGAGAGCATAATCCCGTAGCAAGCATCAGATAGACATACGCCAAAGAATACGATGAAAAAAGCTGTCACGAGTGGTGTGGGATCCATCTCGCTGTATTTTGGCAGACTATACATATCTATGATGGCCTCAAACGGATCTGCTAGGGTTGTATTTTCTAGAGCGATCGGGGGATTTTCACCATCTTCCGGATCTCTCGTAAATATCTCTACGGTATTTGATACGCTTTTCAGCAGGTTTCTTAAGGTCTCTATGTTTTTCTCCTTGATCCATCCCTCTATCAGGAATGATGTCTCAGTTTTTGCAAAGTTCTTTATTATCTCTTCTCGTTCTCTATCGATATGGATGTGGTCATACATTGCCAAAAGACCGGACTTATGCCTGAGCAGGTCTGAGATCTCAGCTTTGATGTCTCCTTTTTCTTTCTCGATAATCGACAGCTCTTCATTTATTCTTGCTTGAACCTCTGAAGGCGTTCCGGTTAGTTCTGGAAATGTCACTCTAGCAAAATCATATTTTCTCATTGCTTGAGTGACCTCCTCCTCTTTGTCCTTCATATAGATTGCAAGGATGTGGTACCCCTCCTCACTTTCCGACACAGCTTTGAGGTATGTTTCAGGTGCCAATTCTGTGAGGTCCTCCCTCATTTCCTCAAAAGCATTTACGGTCCCAAGCACTATGTTTG
The genomic region above belongs to Methanocellales archaeon and contains:
- a CDS encoding V-type ATP synthase subunit B; this translates as MLKDYLTISEITGPLMFVEGVEGVKYDELVEIETPTGEVRRGKVLEIASDKALLQVFEGTSGIDVSTSRVRFLGKGIELPLSLDITGRIFDGFGDPIDGGPKIVPEDRIDIGGNPINPYSRNYPLDFIQTGISAIDGMNPLIRGQKLPLFSGAGLPHADIGAQIARQAKLIREEEEFAVIFAAMGITFEEANYFISDFRRTGAIEKAVLFMNLADDPVIERIATPRIALTAAEYLAFEHDMHILVIMTDMTNYCEALREVSASRKEIPGRRGYPGYMYTDLATIYERAGRVKGKKGSITQIPILSMPEDDITHPIPDLTGYITEGQIFLSRELHRKGIYPPIDVLPSLSRLKDKGIGEGKTREDHAGVLNQLYAAYARGKEVRELAIILGEAALTDVDKNFLDFAETFERKFISQGKNEDRSIGKTLDIGWELMAALPETELKRVRPEHIEKYMRKAYST
- a CDS encoding V-type ATP synthase subunit A, whose protein sequence is MGKIIKVSGPVVIAEGLSNEKMYDVVKVGEKELVGEIIELRKDKSTIQVYEETSGIGPGEPVFPTGQPLSVELAPGLMGAIYDGIQRPLNVISSIAGDYMTRGISADAVDRKKEWNFQPKLKEGSRVTQGDILGVVKETELVEHRVMVPVGLEGEVIDIYEGPAKVEDVIAKIKTKDGPKEVTMLQRWPVRIPRPSKEKLHPEIPMITGQRILDTFFPIAKGGTACVPGPFGSGKTVVQHQLSKWSDTDIIVFIGCGERGNEMAEVLLEFPELKDPRSGLPLMDRTILVANTSNMPFAAREASVYTGITLAEYYRDMGYNVSLMADSTSRWAEALREISGRLEEMPGEEGYPAYLSSRAAMFYERAGRVITLGSEKREGSLTVIGAVSPPGGDFSEPVTQATLRITKVFWALDAPLAYRRHFPAIHWLLSYSLYLDDVENWWRSNVGDDWRSMRDAAMELLQKESELEEIVRLVGVESLSSKDRLLLETTKSIREDFLYQNAYHEIDTYSSAKKQYALLKLILNFHGLAMKALDDGIQLKDILALPIRGDIVKARFVPEDEFKITFGKIEDGMKAQFTKLGD
- a CDS encoding V-type ATP synthase subunit F: MYKIGIIGDKDEILCFKALGVVTYGAKDVEEASNMLSKACDENFGIIFISEYFAKNLDEQISGIEMPIIIEIPDKKGITGFGIEQLRKTVEKAVGTDILSKKGE
- a CDS encoding V-type ATP synthase subunit C; translation: MEAKAVSKYAYSVGRVRALETKLLDGDKIEKMIEAEDAEAVLRILSETEYGDMIAEAKSAEEFEETLYRELKRKYAIAKRFYPDPELVDLFTLKYDFHNLKVLLKSKLSDQRAEMIDLGAIADVVPELMKEDLAEIPKKLPEGYARAIERVLNEFNISKDPQVIDAGLDVEMFNLMFEFASKSEFLLKLLQMHVDLANIKMLIRSKKLGKSKKFLGYALLERGSLPKDVLLKIYDGTLDAMVSELCKSEYGEIIAAGAEHYKKEGSLLWFEKLFDDFITERVKKAKYITFGLEPLAGYIIAKENEVKLIRTILIGKLNEIPSEQIKKMVREGYV
- a CDS encoding V-type ATP synthase subunit E family protein, producing MGIEEIKQKILADANERAKKIVEEAEKKVKPIVDEAEDKAKQIKKESKEKAESEAESKKKRILALARLEARKSLLAARHDMTEEAFVEAVNRLSGLDDGEYLAIVKGMFLSVDMPEGDVEVILSPNDKKRVSNKFLKDVEKELALKGKKVKLTLSKDTRDISGGFVLRKGRIEFNNSFDALIKTQRDAREAEIARILFGEDVWKPKRSANMPTQ
- a CDS encoding V-type ATP synthase subunit K, which gives rise to MVEIGLGLALATLGAALAVALPGTGSAIGTRIVGQAGAGVATESPEKFGMILLLQALPGTQGIYGLLTGFLVIMGIGLLSGLQPVGAAQGLAILFACLPVAIAGGLSAPAQGMVAAAGVSLIAKRPEEVGKAIIFAAMVETFAVFGLLASILLLRGVL